The following DNA comes from Mycobacterium sp. MS1601.
AACTACAAGGAATCTCACCAGAGCGTGGATCTGGTGTCGATGTTCGCACCGGTCACCAAATGGTCGGCGCTGGTGGCAACACCAGGTGCAGTGCCGGAGATGGTGCGCAAGGCGTTCAAACTCGCCCAGACCGAACGCCCCGGCGCTGTGTACCTCGCCGTCCCCGAGGACGTCGAGGAGGCGGACGCACCAGCGGCGGCCGCGCCGCTGCCGCTGAACGTGCCACGCCCCGATGATCCCTCGGCAGAACAGATTGCCCGAGCAGTCGAGATCCTGCGCGAAGCGCGCAATCCCGTACTGCTGGCCGGGCACGGCGCCGCCCGCAGTGACGCGGCCGCAGCCGTACGCCGCTTCGCCGAGAGGCTGGGCATGCCGGTGGCCACCACCTTCCACGGCAAGGGTGTGATGCCCGACGACCATCCGCTGGCGCTGGGCGCCGTGGGTTTCATGCGCCACGACTACGTGAACTTCGGCTTCGACCAGGCCGACGTGATCGTCGCTGCCGGCTACGAACTCCAGGAGTTCGACCCGATCCGGATCAATCCCAGCGGTGCCACCAAGATCATCCACATCCACCGGTTCCCGGCCGAGGTCGATGTGCACTACGACGTCGCGGTGGGGCTTCAGGCCGATATCGGCCGGTGCCTCGACGAACTGGCCGGGGCGGTGGGCCTGGATCAGCCGTATTCGTCAGGCCAGGAACGAATTCGGGGTCTGCTGGCCGAGGAACTCGACCGTGGCCTGGCCGACGACAGTTTCCCGCTGACACCGGCACGCGTTGTCGCCGACACCCGGGCTGCGCTGGGCCGCGACGACATCGTGCTGGTGGACACCGGTGCGCTGAAGATGTGGATGGCGCGGCTGTACCCCACCTACCAACCGAACACCTGCCTGATCTCCAACGGGCTGTCCACCATGGGGTGGACCGTGCCCGGCGGTATCGCCGCCAAGATCGCCCGGCCGTCGGCCAAGGTCCTGGTGTCCACCGGCGACGGGTCTTTCCTGATGAACTCGCAGGAGATCGAGACCGCGCTGCGGATCGGCACGCCGATGGTGATCCTGGTCTGGGTGGACGACGCCTACGGACTGATCAGCTGGAAGATGGACCTGGAGATCGGCCACAACGTCGACACCCGGTTCGCCAATCCTGATTTTGTGGCGTACGCGCAGAGCTTCGGCGCCAAGGGGTACCGCATCAACACGGCCGGCGAGCTGCTGCCCACCCTGCGCGCAGCCCTGGACGACGACACCGTGAGCGTGATCGCCTGCCCGGTGGACTACAGCGCCAACAGCGCGCTGATCGCCTCACTCGGCGAGCTCGACGAATCCTGGTCCTGAAGCGAGTTGTGTCGAATACCGTTTGTACATAGCCTGTTTTCGAGCACGGTCGCGTAGCGTCGGGGCCACCCCGTTTTCGCGCAGCGCCCGTAACAGCACCAGATCGAGCTCCGCGGTGAGCACCGCCTCCGTATCTTCCGGACCCAGCGCGATCACCCCGTCATCGGGTAGTCCCGGTTCACACGGGCCCAGTACCGAGGCACAACCTCGGCCGGGAGCTATCGGTCCTGCCCCTGGACCGACGACAGGGCAGTGCACCGCATACATCTGATTCTCGATACATCTGGCGGCCAAGGTCTTTCGGACGCGGTGATAGCCGGCGGGCGTGAAGGTGTAGCTGGGGCACAACAGCACCTCGGCTCCCAGACGGCCGTAGATGGTGGCCACCTCCGGCACCTCCGCTTCGTAGCAGACGAGAACACCGCAGGTGACGCCGGCGACCTCGATGCACGTGACCTCGTCACCCTCACCTGAGAGGTAGTCCCACTCCGCCGGAAACAGATGGGACTTGATGTGGCGCTGCACGTCTGCGTCGGGGCTGAAGACATGCGCGACGTTGAGAAGCCCGCCGGGTCCGTGGACGAGGTGGCTTCCGGCGAGAATCGTCTGCCGCCTGGCCACGGCTTGTGCGGTGAAGAAGGCTTCGTATTCCGCGGTGAAGTCCGCGACGCGGGCGAACACCTCCCGGGTGGGCCGCTGTTGCCACCCGGGCACCGTCGCGGCCAACCCGATCGTCATGCATTCACCGAACATCACCACATCGGCTTCGGCTGCCTCGTCGAGGTACGTCGCGGCGCGGTCGGCGATCTCCGTCCACCCGGCCACCGGCCGCAGGTCGAACTGCACTGCGGCAACGCGTAAACCGTTCATCACTGCAATAGTGGCATCACTTGGGTGCCGAAGCGGTCCAGGTCGGTCAGATAGTCCTGGAACGTGAACATCACCCCGCCCACCCCGTCGACACCGGCGACTGCCCGGATCTGTTCGGCGACGCTCTTCG
Coding sequences within:
- a CDS encoding nitrilase-related carbon-nitrogen hydrolase — translated: MNGLRVAAVQFDLRPVAGWTEIADRAATYLDEAAEADVVMFGECMTIGLAATVPGWQQRPTREVFARVADFTAEYEAFFTAQAVARRQTILAGSHLVHGPGGLLNVAHVFSPDADVQRHIKSHLFPAEWDYLSGEGDEVTCIEVAGVTCGVLVCYEAEVPEVATIYGRLGAEVLLCPSYTFTPAGYHRVRKTLAARCIENQMYAVHCPVVGPGAGPIAPGRGCASVLGPCEPGLPDDGVIALGPEDTEAVLTAELDLVLLRALRENGVAPTLRDRARKQAMYKRYSTQLASGPGFVELAE
- a CDS encoding acetolactate synthase large subunit, with product MVECLENEGVTHVFGIPGEENIRLVDALSRSTIQYVLTRHEQGASFMAEVYGRLTGNAGVCSATLGPGAINLLLGVADATTNSTPVLALSAQVGMNRNYKESHQSVDLVSMFAPVTKWSALVATPGAVPEMVRKAFKLAQTERPGAVYLAVPEDVEEADAPAAAAPLPLNVPRPDDPSAEQIARAVEILREARNPVLLAGHGAARSDAAAAVRRFAERLGMPVATTFHGKGVMPDDHPLALGAVGFMRHDYVNFGFDQADVIVAAGYELQEFDPIRINPSGATKIIHIHRFPAEVDVHYDVAVGLQADIGRCLDELAGAVGLDQPYSSGQERIRGLLAEELDRGLADDSFPLTPARVVADTRAALGRDDIVLVDTGALKMWMARLYPTYQPNTCLISNGLSTMGWTVPGGIAAKIARPSAKVLVSTGDGSFLMNSQEIETALRIGTPMVILVWVDDAYGLISWKMDLEIGHNVDTRFANPDFVAYAQSFGAKGYRINTAGELLPTLRAALDDDTVSVIACPVDYSANSALIASLGELDESWS